The following nucleotide sequence is from Archocentrus centrarchus isolate MPI-CPG fArcCen1 chromosome 18, fArcCen1, whole genome shotgun sequence.
GTGCTACAGGAATCTCAGTGACACAATGTGACTTGTATTTCTTAAATATTTCAAGGACATGTGCTATGACGACTCCATTATGGACTTTAGTGCCGATGCTGCTAATGGGATTGCAATGGAGGGCTATCTGTACAAGAGAGCCAGCAACGCCTTCAAGACCTGGAGCAGGTGCAACTTTTCCTTCCATAAACCTCACTGTCCACCATGTGTTTGCTTGCCAATAATGAATGAAACTGGCTAAACATCTGAACCCTTTCTCCACCTCAGGCGCTGGTTTTCAATTCAGAAAAATCAGCTGGTGTATCAGAAGAAATTCAAGGtaaatttcaaataaatgtCATGGTTGATGGTTTGGGACAGAGAGAACTttggaaacacacacaactgTGCACATAATGCACGGTTTGTCCCGTCTTTCAGGAGCAGCCTACAGTTGTGGTGGAGGACCTGCGTCTGTGCACAGTCAAGCCGAGCAGTGAGAATGAGAGACGGTTCTGCTTTGAAGTGGTCTCCCCATCAAAGTGAGTTCATGTGCGCAAACAGCTTCATGCatacctgcatgtgtgtgtgtttcagtgctgGTGGTAAAGTTTTATCAGCAGCAAATCGGTGTTAAAGCGTTCTGCAAACAGGCGAGGTGTTAGTTTCTCATTTCTCGAGTATTGTATGGTCAGTGTTgtgtgactttgtgtgtgtgtgtgtgtgtgtgtgtgtgtaggtgctgTTTGTTGCAGGCGGACTCAGAAAGGCAGCAGCAAGCGTGGATCAGTGCCGTCCAAAACAGCATCGCCACAGCCTTTCAGGAGCGCAGAGAGGACACACACAGCCCGGTGAggacgaacacacacacacacacacactgtcttcaATGTGAGCTTTCCAGTGGGAGTCAAATCTTTGCCATTCCTGTGTGTTTCTGCTATCAGAGACAGCGCTGCAGCTCGGTGTCTACAAGCAGCttgggaggaggtggaggaggaggtggaggaggcgtGGATCAGGAGAATGAGGGCTACAAAGCACTGGAGGAGGTTCAGGCAATCTCGGGGAACAGGCAGTGCTGCGACTGCGGAGAGCCGGGTCCTGATTGGGCTTCCATCAACCTGGGCATCACACTGTGTATCGTCTGCTCTGGAATACacaggtatacacacacacacacacacacacacacacacacacacacacacacacacacacacacacacacacacacacggcttcCACTGTGTGCTTTAATGGTTTCTTTCCCTGACAGGAGCCTGGGAGTCCATTTCTCCAAAGTACGCTCCCTCACCCTCGACTCCTGGGAGCCCGAGCTTGTTAAGGTAATTTAACCATTCACAGCTACAGTGGCTCCACCTCACTGAGGCCTCTTCTGAAAAACTTCCAGAGAAAATTAGGATTGCACAATGCATTATGTaacagttttctttatataacACCACCCCCGAAAAAAAGCAATTAGTACtgaaacagatttattttttcttattcctTTGCTGCCTTTAGCTGATGTGTGAATTGGGGAACACGGTTATCAACAGGATCTATGAAGCTCGGATTGATGAGATCACCATCAAGAAGCCCACTCCCTCCAGTCCCAGGTACAAATAATCAATGCAATCCAAGGTGCAGACTGATTTTACACATGCAGATGTGTCTCAGGAAGCCTCCTCAggctgtaaaaaatattttttaatatcttgTGTAGCTTTAAAGGAACTCTGCGTAGTCAGAGACAATTACTCTGGTGGGTTATCTTGCTTTGGGCCTAACATGtggaacagaaaacacagactgtatataaaaggtgGAATTAACAACCAGGTAACAACAAAGatttgtttttagcattttgtCTGTTCCCATCTTGTTTCTTTTGGagtcagaagtgaccatatAAGATATCCGCTTCATGCTCTGCGTCCATAGAGTGTATGGGGCAAGTGCTCCAGCTTTCTTAGGACAAGAGGCCACTCAAAACTAACTCTTTTGGAAACACTTTTAGTATAAATAACTACACAGCAAGCCATGTTACTTATCAGATATTTGCGATTAAAAAAGTGTCTTAAAGATACCAACACCTCAGACGTAGTTGAGCGGTCCGGTTCAGTGGCTCAGATTAGCTGAAGTATGGACTTGTACACTTAGGTATACCTTGAGGAATTAGTGCGATTTAAAAAGGAGAGTTAGAGAATAATATACTATAAACCGTTTTATATACCACAAGCtgcaaacatttatttctgctgtaaaactgagcatttaacatgggagtctgttgAGTCCCTTTTGTAGCCAGCCTCAAGTGATCattcaaggaactgcagtttttggcgcTTTGGCACTGGCTTCAGTTTTAGGCCTTTGAGTCTGCTGCTTTATTAAATGGGGCTGCCACTGAATGGGAAAGGTGTGAGCATATGGCAGGAAATGTGGACTCTAGAGTTTCTAGTTTACCTGCAGTAAAGGCAGGTACCGCTACCTTTGCTGCTTCACCTTTGAGTATTTCCACTGTTAGCCATCATCACAGTTAGCTAGCGGCAcagccattagcactagcaagtgGTCATTTGGTACTGAGACACTGACATCGCCTgccttttacatttttctggCTAAAACCCCAGGAAGAGATATGAAATATGGAAAAAGAATAACCAAACTTACTTGAACAAAAGGAAGAGGAACAtaaaagtgcacaaaatgtTGGGCTTCATTCAAATTAAGGTGCTGATTATGAGGGTGTTTATGTCAcagttttcatgtttatttatatgcTGAGTTATAAAAAGGTGTTCTCATGGAGATCTTTGAAGATTACAGATAACTTTATGAGCAGCTTACGAACAATCTTAGACTTTTTTGTGCTTCCTCTTCTTTGTGTTGTCACAACAGACAGTAACTGCCACAGATACATGAAACAGATGGTTAACATTGTGACTAAAGTCTTGTCTTGGCTGTGCATCATGGGCCATGAGACAAGTTTCTTGTCTAGAAACTTGAAGTGAGGCTGCAATCATCGTATACAGTTATGGTACAAAGAAAACACGCCCCCTTTTAATTCTAAGTGGCATCTGGAGATAATAGAAATGATCTGGTCTTTACCAGGTTCTAACGTTTGGTAAATGAAAGCTCAGATGAAAAACACATGATGCATTACACCATGTGTAAGTACACCCTGTGATTCAGTAGCTCCTagaaccaccttttgcagcaataacttgaagtgatcatttcctgtgtgtcatTTCCTCTTCTCTACAGCTCTACTGCACAGCAGTCTTAAGgttccaccacagcatttcaatcaggctgaggtctggactttgactgggccactgcaacactttgattcttttctttttcagccattctgttgtaaatttgctgctgtgcctgGAATTGTTGTCCTGTTGTATGACCCAGTTTAGCTTTAGCTggcagacagatggcctcacgtttgactctagaatactttggtgtacagaggagttcatgctcaactcagtgactgcaaggcgCTCAGGTCCTgcggctgcaaaacaagcccaaatcatcacccctccaccaccgtgctgacagttggtgtgaggtgtttgtgctgtgtttggttttctccaaacatggtgctgggcatcatggccaaacatctgcacttcAGTGTTGTCTGTCTAAAGTCTCTGAAGTTTTGTGGTtttttcagatgcaactttgcaaactgaAGCCATGCTGTCTTGTTCTTTTTAGAAAGAAGAGAGTTTCTCCTGGTAACTCTTGCAAACACGTCATACTTGTCCCTAATTGTTCTGTCATGAACTTCAAAATTCAACacactaactgaggcctgtagagtctgagatgaagctcttgggttttttgcagtttctctgagcattgcaccgTCTGACCTCGGAGTGAATTTCCTGGGatatccactcctgggaagactggcagtgttcttgaatgttttccacttgtgaataatctttctcactgtaggaTGACGCATgtcagattgtttggaaattACTTTATAACTCTTGCCAGATAGAGAAGcaactgttgctgcccatcaaagattgttgctgatgtctttcctccttggcgtTGTTAGCACACACCTGAACGTTGCAgaccaaaacttctgcttttacagaggtgctcacactcacTGATGAGCAAATAAAGGGGGTACTTTCTTTTTAACCATAACTGTAAAAATACTTTCCAGTTTTGTCTTTTGCTTGCTTACATTATACAAATCAGTCCTTTAACACTTTGACTCTGCAAAGGCCTAAAACGTTAAGGTTTACTAAAGAAAGGAGGCACACAAACAGCCCTGTTTTAATTGAACTTGATTAAGAGACACTCAGTGCCTCAGAAACTTGTTAAATTCTTTTCTCACACCTTCGAGCAGAGaagtgaaacagaaaaagaaacggGCTGATGGACGTGGCCCTGCATGTgtgcttcttctgtttttgctttgtcgCTGTGTGAGAGAAGCGTGCCCACCATGTCCCTCTCTTATTCTTTCTTGTTTTCTGACACCTTCTGTTCCTCAGAGGAGACAAGGAGTCATGGATTCGATCAAAGTATGTTGAAAAGAAGTTTATCCATAAGCTGCCTGAGACTGGCAGGAACCCGCCACTGAGGCGATCCAGCGGCAGGAGAAACCGTGCGACCACACAGATCGCGCAGAGACCGCCTCTCAAACCCAAACCGAACCGAGCCACTCTGCCTCGGGTCACAGGTAAAGCAGCAGACAAGAAGCAAATGAAAGGCATACTTTGATAATGTTCAGGGCCTGGTGTGCTgaatctgtatgtgtgtgtttatggcgACAATCAGGAGGATAAACCAGTAATCACGACTGTCTCTCTTTAGGGTTAAGCCCCAGTGACCTCGTCAAGAACAATTCAGGCTTCTACaaaggtgaggaaaaaacatctaTAAAACACAGATGTGAGCAGAGatccaaaagagaaaaaaagcttGTACAGTGTTTCATGATCAACTGTCTAACCTCTTGAAAAGTGTCACACAACATTACATCTGCTAAATCAATCAGAtatggaagaggaagaggaggatctCAGCCACCTCCACCCCGGGGCGCTGCTGTACCGCTCGGCAGCCCTGCAGAACTTCCCCGTCATGGCCGACGCATTGGCTCACGGAGCCGACGTCAACTGGGTCAATGTGAACGAGGACTCGAGCACGCCGCTCATACAGGCCGTCTCAGTGGTGAGAAGAacgttcagttcagttcagttgagCTTGAATCTTTATGATTTTGGTGACCTCTTAGCTCTAGACACAGACATCTGCGTATGAAGACGGGGATGGATGGAGGctagaaagtttttttttggtacCAAAATCTTTCAAGTTTCTTTTCTGGTGAGCAGACGTGTTGGAGCAGCTTTTGGTTGAGTGCAGTTAAACACTTGTAGAGAGCAAAAGAGTGATGGATCTGCTGGTTTGTACTCTCTGAGGTTgagcttttaaaaatgtaccTGCTTTTGAAACAGGTCCTGAAATAGTGGCTCTCGCTGTCACATGATCGCCGATATGTCGCAGTTTCCCCTAAAAATAAAGTATCTCATAACTGACACAAGTACAGTTGCGAGTCCATTTGCACGCAAACAGTGTGTTAAACCCTTAGGATACTGTGGAATTTCTGTCCTTAACCAGTATTTTAGTCATGCTGTGTTAGATGAGGTGATGGTGGTAAAGTTTCAGATGGTCACTGTATATTTAGTCAGtctgtgaggggggggggggatcagtGCAGCAGCTCACTTGTTCTCCTGTTTCTATCAGAATGCCCTGGCAGCTTGCGAGTTCCTGCTGCAAAACGGCGCCAACGTAAACCAGGCAGACAGCAATGGTAGAGGACCGCTGCACCACGCCACCATCCTGGGCCACACAGGGTAgggcaaacacaaacaaagtcaCCTCTGTCGGTGCAAACCTGACCTCAAACCTGTATTCTTTCCAGTGGCCAGCAGGGAAAAACTCCACCAGTTGCAAAAAGGTGTCTGATTGTCTAGAAGTTGATGAGACGATGAATCCAATCCTCACTTGATTTACGACTTTAGTAAAGAGTCTCctctagggtttaatcccgggatccgggattcccgggaaatgcgatcagaaccatttcccgtttcccgggaaacgttagacgggaaaccgggaaaaaagtcgcgcgcgtcgatttgactttcagaaagaaaagaaagcttcagaatgttaaatttaaggaaatattgagagaagggttcgtttaatgcgaaaagcattactcttcatttcaggcacgttcagcctccgtttaaggcttcagccttcatcgcaagcgttttaatagaggtattacacagttgtacttttttcctctttaatttgttaaaatcgtaggcaatgtgtttaccctaaggtattttgtattatataattttatattattatatattgttatattgcattatatagcctataaaatatgcctgccctgaacaataaagaaatatctgtttaacttcgagtgtttcttttcctcgtttgcagccgcttactaacaaccatgaattaggatacgggcctaatgggtgaagaaatgatcatgaaatagattgctttaacatatttcgcttttaaaatggagttgagtaaaatgtatattttttaggctataaggattggccagtttttcaaaagacgattcacagcgaacctactttaaccctcagacacggtgttataaatttgctgttgccagaatggcaatgaccaagtcgtagtgcattactcaaggccctgtgttatgccatattatagtgtagtacggtagttaacttttcaatgactattacagcgttccactggtggagatacagtgtaacagatgtcgccacgacagcgtggctgagccattatcaatgctgtggagatgaaccgtattgttttgcaccagcagttgtaaaatatcttggtataattccatgtacaatggaggaatatttgaattatatttgttaagggagtgttgaggaacgatacaacaccgcatagctcgagcactcaaatgccgagatgtaggttttattgcgttaatcaagccaacgttgccccctactgggcataacaggacatagctggaaagctacctctacaatatcacaataggttaaggccgacacaggctacagaaggcctaattaaaataaaaaaataaataaactttttcccgggattcccgggaaatggctcgtcatttcccgggatttgattcatgtcattttcgggaaaaatattaaaccctagtctcctctgatgagtttatgggctcgaATGCTGgtttcaagtcttatttaaCACAGCATGATGTTCATT
It contains:
- the acap1 gene encoding arf-GAP with coiled-coil, ANK repeat and PH domain-containing protein 1; the encoded protein is MTVKLDFEEGLKDSPRFRAEIEDVQNDVSELETRLDKLVKQCQAMLEAGKVYCQTSKSFVNGLRELGYHCSEDKMMADCLEKFSKKLNVIFDAQGEVIETTQKSVKAKLQSFVKEDVRRFKDRRKEFEKSSEALEGALARNAQAPRGKLHEVEEASNALLNARKSFRSEALDYVLEINVTEAKKKTDIVLAMLSLMDAQAQFFQLGHQSLSELDDYRQKLNEEHKQFVLDCAREKRDMEQRHAAIKKKDMCYDDSIMDFSADAANGIAMEGYLYKRASNAFKTWSRRWFSIQKNQLVYQKKFKEQPTVVVEDLRLCTVKPSSENERRFCFEVVSPSKCCLLQADSERQQQAWISAVQNSIATAFQERREDTHSPRQRCSSVSTSSLGGGGGGGGGGVDQENEGYKALEEVQAISGNRQCCDCGEPGPDWASINLGITLCIVCSGIHRSLGVHFSKVRSLTLDSWEPELVKLMCELGNTVINRIYEARIDEITIKKPTPSSPRGDKESWIRSKYVEKKFIHKLPETGRNPPLRRSSGRRNRATTQIAQRPPLKPKPNRATLPRVTGLSPSDLVKNNSGFYKDMEEEEEDLSHLHPGALLYRSAALQNFPVMADALAHGADVNWVNVNEDSSTPLIQAVSVNALAACEFLLQNGANVNQADSNGRGPLHHATILGHTGLVCLFLKRGADYNARDKNQKDPITIAVDNANADIVTLLRIAKMNKEMREMDGAFGQTGDETYQDIFRDFSHMASNNPEKLKRRSADPKS